DNA sequence from the Halocalculus aciditolerans genome:
GGCGAGGAACCACGTGCTCGGGTCGAGGTCGCCCGCGCCGCCGAGCGCGGTGACGAGGTCCGTGACGCCCGGGTAGAGGAGGACTTGCGCGAAGAGAACGACGAAGACGACGAGCGCGAGTCGCGCGCGGTCGCGGGCCGCCGCGGGTGACTCGGTGGCCGTCGCGGTCATCACTCGGAGGTATCGCGCCGCGAGGATTAGGTGTTGTGGAACGCGGAGTCGGGGTTAGTCGGCGCTGGCGTGTCGCGCGTCCCGGGCGAGGAGGCAGAGGGCGAGCGCGACGAGGACGAGGAGGAGGCTCCAGCCGACTCGCCAGCCGGCGGCGGTGGCGAGCGCGCCGACGGCGACGCTGCCGGACGCGCCGAGGACGCCGTAGGCCGAGCGGACCGCGCCGTAGCCGCTCGTCCGGCCGTCCTCGCCGAGCGCGGCCATGACTTTCGCGCCGACGACGCCGCCCCAGGTCATCCCGAGGCCGACGAGGACGACGCCGGCGAGGAGGGCGAGCGGCGTGGCGGCGAGCACGGTGACGGCGACGCCGACGCCGAGGAGCACGACGGTCGCGGCGAGGACGCGGTCGGTGCCGACGGTATCGGCGAGGCGGCCGGCGACGGGCATGCCGAGAATCCAGACGGCGAACGCGAGGCTGAACCGGGCGTTCGCGGCGGCCGGCGAGAGGCCGTGGGCGGCCTGAAGGTACGCGGGGAGGAAGGAGGTGATGGACTGAAAGCAGAAGGCGAGGCAGGCGGCGAAGAGGACGACGCGGCGGACGCGCGGGTCGAAGAACACGCGGCCGAGGGCGGCGCGGAGTTCGGCGCGGCCGGAGGACGCGGGGGACGCGGCCGTCTCGCTCGGCGCGGGGAGGGCGAGGCGGCAGCCCACGGCGGCGGCGAGCGCGAGGGCGACGCCGAGGAGCGGCGTGGCGCGCCACCCCCAGGCGGCCGTGACGGCGGTGACGGCGAGCGGGACGACGACGCCGGCGGCGTCGCCGCCGGAGATGTGGAGGCCGAGCGCGCTCCCGACGTTCTCGTTCGTCTCGGCGAGGAGCGCGGCCGCTGCGGGGAAGTAGAGCCCGGGGCCGACGCCGAGCGCGACGACGGCCGCGCCGAACGCGAGCGCGGACGGCGCGGCGGCGAGCAGGCCGGACGCGACGGCGGTGACGAGGAGGCCGGAGACGACGAGCGTCCGCGCGCCGTGCCGCGCGGCGAGCACGCCGGCGGGGAGTTGGACGAGCGCGTACGAGAGCCACATCCCCGTGAGGGCGAGGCCGAGCGCGCCCGGCGTCGTCTCGAACGCCGCCACGGCTTCGGGGACGAGCGGGCTGACGAGGAGGCGCGCGGCCATCGCCGCGAAGAACGCCCCCATCAGCGTGAGGAGGACGCGCCGACCCTGGTTCACGCGTCTACTCGAACGGGGCGAGCGCTAAAAGCCCGCGGAAACGGCGAGCGCTACTCGGAGACCTTGACGACCTGTTTGCCGATGTTGTCGCCGGCGAAGAGCCCGAGGAAGGCGTCGGGGGCGTTTTCGAGGCCGTCGACGATGCTCTCGCGGTGGTGGAGTTCGCCGGTGGCGACCCACTCGCCGAGCTGTTCGCTCGCCTGCCCGAATCGGGTGGCGTAGTCGCCGACGAGGAGGCCCTGGACTTTCGCGCGCGGCGCGATGAGCTGCGGGAGTTTCCGCGGCCCCGTGGGGACGCCTTCGTCGTTGTAGTGGGCGATCTGCCCGCAGACGGCGACGCGGGCGTCCACGTTGAGCTCGGTGAAGACGGCGTCCGTGATGGGGCCGCCGACGTTGTCGAAGTAGACGTCGACGCCGCCGGGCGCGGCGTCGTCGAGCGCCGCGCGATAGTCGTCAACGTCCTTGTAGTTTATCGCGGCGTCGAATCCGAGGTCCTCGGTGAGCCAGTCGGTCTTCTCGTCGCTCCCCGCGAAGCCGACGACGCGACAGCCGTTGAGCGACGCGATCTGGCCGACGACGGAGCCGACCGCGCCCGCCGCGCCGGAGACGACGACCGTGTCGCCGGGCTTCGGTTCGCCGACGTCGAGCAGGCCGAAGTACGCCGTGCGGCCCGGCATCCCGAGCACGCCGAGGTAGGCGGGGAGGCCGCCGACGTCGGGGTCGACGGGCGCGGTGTCGTCCGCGTCGAGCACGCAGTAGTCCGCCCACGCGCCGTTCCCGGTGACGAAGTCGCCCTCGTCGTAGCGCTCGCTCTCGGACTCGACGACCTCGCCGACGACGCCGCCCTCGAGCGTGTCGCCGACGTCCCACGGCTCCGCGTAGGATTCGACGTCCCGCATCCGCCCGCGCATGTAGGGGTCGACGGAGAGGTAACGCACGCGCACCAGCACGTCGCCGGGGTCGGGCTCGGGAACCTCGCTCTCGCGGAGTTCGAAGCAGTCCAGGTCCGGTTCGCCCTCGGGGCGCTCGACGAAGTACCACTCGCGGTTCGAATCTCGCATACCCCCGCTTCACGCGCCCGCCCCCATAACGTTCCGCCTCCGGCACGCACCTCCCGAACCTGATGAACTCCCTCGACGTTTACGCGGCGTCGCCGTCAGAGTTCGCGCATGATGTACCGCTCGACGTCGGCGGCGAGGTCCGCGTCGAACGTCCAGAAGCCGTCCCAGAGCCCCGGGTCGTCCTCCAGCGCGAGGAGCGCGACCGGGCCGACCGCCGCGCCGTCCGGTGACGGGACGGAGGCGTCGCGCTGTCCCGCCGCGCTCGCGGACGCGTCAGGTTCCTCGTCCGGGCGGAACACCACGAACCACGAGTCAGTGAAGTCCCGCGAGTACCCGCCGTGCATCGTGACGTCGAACGACTCGGGCGGCACCCAGTCCGGCACGCCGTACACGTGGGTGTCGACCGGGGAGTCCGCGAGCGTCTGATAGACGCGACGCGTCCCGACTTCGTCTTCGAGGCGGGAGAGCGACTGGAAGGACGCCCGGATGCGGCCGCCCGCCGCGCGCCAGGCGACCTGCTCGATGTACCGCGAAATCGCGATGAGGAGGAGTTTCTCCTTGTGGGACTGCGGGTACGCTCGCAGGGAGAACCGGACGTCGTCGAGGTGCGTGAGCACCGCCGGGAGGTCCAGCGT
Encoded proteins:
- a CDS encoding MFS transporter → MNQGRRVLLTLMGAFFAAMAARLLVSPLVPEAVAAFETTPGALGLALTGMWLSYALVQLPAGVLAARHGARTLVVSGLLVTAVASGLLAAAPSALAFGAAVVALGVGPGLYFPAAAALLAETNENVGSALGLHISGGDAAGVVVPLAVTAVTAAWGWRATPLLGVALALAAAVGCRLALPAPSETAASPASSGRAELRAALGRVFFDPRVRRVVLFAACLAFCFQSITSFLPAYLQAAHGLSPAAANARFSLAFAVWILGMPVAGRLADTVGTDRVLAATVVLLGVGVAVTVLAATPLALLAGVVLVGLGMTWGGVVGAKVMAALGEDGRTSGYGAVRSAYGVLGASGSVAVGALATAAGWRVGWSLLLVLVALALCLLARDARHASAD
- a CDS encoding NADP-dependent oxidoreductase translates to MRDSNREWYFVERPEGEPDLDCFELRESEVPEPDPGDVLVRVRYLSVDPYMRGRMRDVESYAEPWDVGDTLEGGVVGEVVESESERYDEGDFVTGNGAWADYCVLDADDTAPVDPDVGGLPAYLGVLGMPGRTAYFGLLDVGEPKPGDTVVVSGAAGAVGSVVGQIASLNGCRVVGFAGSDEKTDWLTEDLGFDAAINYKDVDDYRAALDDAAPGGVDVYFDNVGGPITDAVFTELNVDARVAVCGQIAHYNDEGVPTGPRKLPQLIAPRAKVQGLLVGDYATRFGQASEQLGEWVATGELHHRESIVDGLENAPDAFLGLFAGDNIGKQVVKVSE
- a CDS encoding DICT sensory domain-containing protein — translated: MSLARFLDRVPDAERSLVVVNRTGPDALAQMMQSTFEHQSVDIEERDVPDAEDDLVLLVEDDEVVATSPFEALQRTILFVNSDLYRTGTQGIETLDLPAVLTHLDDVRFSLRAYPQSHKEKLLLIAISRYIEQVAWRAAGGRIRASFQSLSRLEDEVGTRRVYQTLADSPVDTHVYGVPDWVPPESFDVTMHGGYSRDFTDSWFVVFRPDEEPDASASAAGQRDASVPSPDGAAVGPVALLALEDDPGLWDGFWTFDADLAADVERYIMREL